The following coding sequences lie in one Drosophila bipectinata strain 14024-0381.07 chromosome XR, DbipHiC1v2, whole genome shotgun sequence genomic window:
- the LOC138927808 gene encoding microtubule-associated protein futsch-like isoform X2, which produces MEKNKDQNNIQDTEPSPLTTFSAEKPQDDPSQSTVDNAPSDETPCTRRSNIPIRIKPIRFCEVKNQFTDEGKALFPVAERPPRGSRAPRNMSVSRIETNANRYSELKEDKAKHTPGAYPKGAYSRTSRAMSVSRIESREVTYGGKAKSPGMPSKSAILKDSSAVIETKTNIAQDALPNQNWKRIKGKDEIKNLNRNVNQTDVNDESGICKEKELQPDLNELEHNLNQSDVIVERNILKNQTSSKPEAETNTTQDPSTVEDRRNDIEKVVDEHMHEMERNLNNSKVIGKSGILKHPSPVTETNIDMTPSDESTRTRRQSANRERSNIPILMKSVRFCEEKNSFIDVGNAMLPIANPRNFRPSRNMSVSRIETQAKRYPELIEDKAKHTRGAYPKGAYSRTSRAMSVSRIESREVTDEGKAKMLVAAPRGQYSRSVSQIDIQVGRTQAARPELKTGTKGMAQNPQATAPKKPETNRRGPNSTTIASRTMSVTRNEPQAAKNQSSHKPDRSVSAHPNRARTPINNLPKENDSNVQQSEIQNREPANTTDSQLVTVLRKILKAPKDKTAVTDKEEDRTSRITSTVQKGRNENLNRFMPEEIAAHQILPRSMTSISQTISENQMEGNQNTLEIVESKPDLRIGLRIDHEDRKNKIEKEVKVEVEDKREMEPNLNQSRVFGRNDILKDQISSKSEAETNTAQDLPPVEKELQPDLNELEYNLNQSDVIVERNILKNQTSSKPEAKTNTTQDPSTVEDRRNDIEKVVDEHMHEMERNLNNSKVIGKSDILKHPSPVTESKTNIDMTPSDESTRTRRQSANRERSNIPILMKSVRFCEEKNTFTDEGKAPLPVAQGPPKGSRAPRNMSLSRIETQAKRCPEIKGDKAKKQPVPIAGGPYSRTSRAMSVSRIESREVTDEGKARTLGAAPRGQYSRSVSQIDIQVGRTQAAKPKLKTGTEGTAQKPEATPPKKPETNRRGPNSRTVASRTMSVTRNEPQAAKNQSSDSHQSSDMTPSDESTRTGRQSANHERMNIPIPVKPMTFWEVKNPFIDEGKALLPKAVPISSRFRRNMSVSRVETKANRYPELKEDKAKQPLPGLRGSYSRTSRAMSVSRIESREVTYEGKAKSPGMPSKSAILKDSSAVIETKSNIAQDPLPNQSWKRIKAKDEIKNFNRNVNQTDVNDESGTCEVTEFKTKINHVKLTHDKLKKNDITKTIMKRKHNMNQSDVIAKRVLKDPSFSVRESIAQQSLSLLVTESKPKISWTLPNENYTQRIYKELQAHLNVKNRNLNLLDFIEKNKKGDRRNCHSSSDESKANIHQDPLAKIEWKKVRADFISNLNTLKRSVNQSNDINEWEIFNDPPSTGTDTETNIAQDSSPNSNRKTMESDIGFDLKKITSENLSDVIDKSETNLQIYVEHEIEELKGKTLTWNKEEVIDTSVVLKDSPLDEDWKKKVEKEMEMDRNLETFDVIGPSSTHLQDPVPKIELKNDVEEEVGKDSKEMDRHLETFDVIGPSSKHLQDPVPKIELKNDVGEKVGKDSKEMDRNLETFDVIGPSSTHLQDPVPKIELKNNVEKEAGKDTKEMDRNLETFDVIGPSSTHLQDPVPKIELKNDVEEEVGKDSKEMDRNLETFDVIGPSSTHLQDPVPKIELKNDVEEEVGKDTKEMDRNLESSDFIGPSSTHPQDPVPKIELKNDVEEKVGKDTKEMDRNLESSDLIGPSSTHLQDPVPKIELKNDVEEEVGKDSKEMDRNLETFDVFGPSSTHPQDLVPKIELKNDVEEKVGKDTKEMDRNLETFDVIGPSSTHLQDLVPEIELKNDVEEKVGKDTKEMDRNLETFDVIGPSSTHPQDPVPKIELKNDVEEKVGKDTKEMDRNLETFDVIGPSSTHLQDPVPKIELKNDVEEKVGKDTKEMDRNLETFDVIGPSSTHPQDLVPEIELKNDVEEKVGKDTKEMDRNLETFDVIGPSSTHLQDPVPKIELKNDVEEKVGKDTKEMDRNLETFDVIGPSSTHPQDLVPEIELKNDVEEKVGKDTKEMDRNLETFDVIGPSSTHLQDPVPKIELKNDVEEKVGKDTKEMDRNLETFDVIGPSSAHLQDPVPKIELKNNVEKEVGKDTKEMDRNLESSDFIGPSSTHPQDPVPKIELKNDVEEEVGKDSKEMDRNLETFDVIGPSSAHLQDPVPEIELKNDVEEKVGKDTKEMDRHLETFDVIGPSSTHLQDPVPKIELKNDVEEEVGKDSKEMDRHLETFDVIGPSSTHLQDPVPKIELKNDVEEEVGKDSKEMDRNLETFDVIGPSSTHLQDPVPKIELKNDVEEKVGKDTKEMDRNLETFDVIGPSSTHLQDPVPKIELKNDVEEEVGKDSKEMDRHLETFDVIGPSSTHLQDLVPKIELKNDVEEKVGKDTKEMDRNLETFDVIGPSSTHLQDPVPKIELKNDVEEEVGKDSKEMDRHLETFDVIGPSSTHLQDPVPKIELKNDVEEEVGKDSKEMDRHLETFDVIGPSSTHLQDPVPKIELKNDVEEEVGKDSKEMDRNLETFDVIGPSSTHLQDPVPKIELKNDVEEEVGKDSKEMDRHLETFDVIGPSSTHLQDPVPKIELKNDVEEEVGKDSKEMDRHLETFDVIGPSSTHLQDPVPKIELKNDVEEEVGKDSKEMDRNLESSDFIGPSSTHPQDPVPKIELKNDVEEEVGKDSKEMDRNLETFDVIGPSSTHLQDPVPKIELKNDVEEKVGKDTKEMDRNLETFDVIGPSSTHLQDPVPKIELKNDVEEEVGKDSKEMDRNLESSDFIAPSSTHPQDPVPKIELKNDVEEKVGKDTKEMDRNLETFDVIGPSSTHPQDPVPKIELKNDVEEKVGKDTKEMDRNLESSDFIGPSSTHPQDPVPKIELKNDVEEKVGKDTKEMDRNLESSDLIGPSSTHVFDKRKCRFTMNSLATELNRIIGTEIEVKQNKILVEEEQSQLEYVEPKQNLESPTLDNYPIREKAQSTPNDWNKCRFPPKSETEAHKKNIFKLKQSKLEYVAPKQNWETPTASIHPILGKPQTTPDVWNKWRCPTKSETGVPSRSEVTDTREKVEDRTKLENVEPKQNFETPTASIHPTWGKPQTTPVVWNKWRCPTKSETGVPSRSEVTDTREKVEDRTKLENVEPKQNFETPTVSIHPSWEKPQTTPDVWNKWRCPTNSETKAQKEKIFKLKQSKLEYVAPKQNLETPTASIHPILGKPQSTPDVWNAWRCPTKSESGGLCRSEVTDTLTGEFVEDQTKLENVAPKQNLETPTASIHPIWGKPQTTPDVWNTWRCPTKSETGGPRQNEVTEHSNKSFNIVQFADPEKKKVLKSDVMRKESDNPLGKFKGPPKRAYHQNPEQEWESRKRLGSLTLMELNNEIVSSQCSKDHTEQPIYRALGEDQMNSEYVKPKPSFKYVEPKQNLETPKLKGLSSETSLRPMTEKELIFAKNLASVPVLQMKKEVISPRRKALDAINSKTNSIMEGFSKVYDKIGNIKLGISDSDGNILDVVPEKQKDAIESDSVNKMEPLSSTKCLCMRPMSGLKCRKCSKICYGRIARVCDMHPDREFEGDLKSCPICKAPTNNLKLSNEPLRTSDDDSDL; this is translated from the exons AtggaaaaaaacaaagaccaaaataatattcaagACACGGAGCCTTCTCCTTTAACGACCTTCTCTGCAGAGAAACCACAAGACGACCCAAGCCAGTCAACAGTCGACAATGCACCAAGTGATGAGACCCCTTGCACAAGGAGGTCAAATATTCCTATCCGAATTAAGCCTATAAGGTTCTGCGAAGtgaaaaatcaatttacaGACGAAGGAAAAGCACTGTTTCCCGTAGCTGAACGGCCCCCAAGAGGTTCAAGAGCGCCTCGTAACATGTCAGTTTCCCGGATCGAAACCAATGCCAACAGGTATTCAGAACTCAAAGAAGACAAGGCGAAGCATACTCCAGGTGCATATCCAAAAGGTGCATACTCGAGGACCAGTCGTGCAATGTCAGTTTCACGGATCGAGTCTCGTGAAGTCACATACGGAGGCAAAGCGAAGTCACCCGGAATGCCAAGTAAGAGTGCCATCTTGAAAGATTCATCTGCGGTAATAGAGACCAAGACCAACATAGCTCAAGATGCGTTGCCTAATCAAAATTGGAAAAGAATTAAAGGCAAAGACGAGATAAAGAATTTAAATCGCAACGTGAACCAAACGGATGTTAACGATGAGAGCGGAATTTGTAAGGAAAAGGAACTCCAACCGGACCTGAACGAATTGGAACACAACCTGAACCAGTCTGATGTTATCGTTGAGAGAAACATCCTGAAGAATCAAACCTCTTCGAAACCAGAGGCCGAGACCAACACCACTCAAGATCCATCAACGGTTGAAGACAGGAGGAATGATATAGAAAAGGTAGTCGATGAACACATGCACGAAATGGAACGCAACCTGAACAACTCGAAAGTTATCGGTAAGAGTGGCATCTTAAAGCATCCATCTCCGGTAACAGAGACCAACATCGACATGACACCAAGTGATGAGAGCACTCGCACAAGGAGACAGTCTGCCAACCGTGAGAGGTCAAATATTCCTATCCTGATGAAGTCTGTAAGGTTCTGCGAAGAGAAGAATTCATTTATAGACGTAGGCAACGCCATGCTGCCTATAGCTAACCCAAGAAATTTTAGACCCTCTCGTAATATGTCAGTTTCCCGGATCGAGACCCAAGCCAAAAGGTATCCAGAACTCATAGAAGACAAGGCGAAGCATACTCGAGGTGCATATCCAAAAGGTGCATACTCGAGGACCAGTCGTGCAATGTCAGTTTCACGGATCGAGTCTCGTGAAGTCACAGACGAAGGCAAAGCGAAGATGCTCGTAGCTGCCCCACGAGGCCAATACTCGAGGTCGGTGTCCCAGATCGACATCCAAGTCGGCAGGACTCAAGCCGCAAGGCCGGAACTTAAAACGGGCACAAAGGGAATGGCGCAGAATCCACAGGCTACGGCTCCCAAGAAGCCCGAAACTAACCGTAGAGGTCCGAACTCGACGACCATTGCTTCTCGTACTATGTCGGTTACCCGGAACGAGCCCCAAGCAGCAAAGAACCAGTCTTCACATAAGCCAGACAGAAGTGTCTCGGCTCACCCCAACAGGGCCAGGACGCCGATAAATAACCTTCCAAAGGAAAACGACAGCAATGTGCAGCAGTCAGAAATTCAGAATCGGGAGCCGGCTAACACCACAGATTCACAACTTGTCACAGTTCTCCGAAAGATCTTAAAGGCCCCCAAGGATAAGACAGCAGTGACGGATAAAGAAGAGGATCGTACAAGCCGCATAACATCTACTGTTCAAAAAGGTAGAAATGAAAATTTGAATCGCTTTATGCCTGAGGAAATTGCTGCCCACCAAATCTTACCCAGGTCTATGACTAGTATTTCGCAGACTATTTCAGAAAATCAAATGGAAGGCAACCAGAACACATTAGAGATTGTAGAAAGTAAGCCAGACTTGAGGATCGGCTTGAGGATCGACCATGAGGATCGGAagaataaaatagaaaaagaaGTCAAGGTTGAAGTCGAAGACAAGAGAGAAATGGAACCCAACCTTAACCAGTCACGTGTCTTCGGTAGGAATGACATCTTGAAGGATCAAATATCTTCGAAATCTGAGGCCGAGACCAACACCGCTCAAGACCTACCACCCGTTGAAAAGGAACTCCAACCGGACCTGAACGAGTTGGAATACAACCTGAACCAGTCTGATGTTATCGTTGAGAGAAACATCCTGAAGAATCAAACATCTTCGAAACCTGAGGCCAAGACCAACACCACTCAAGATCCATCAACGGTTGAAGACAGGAGGAATGATATAGAAAAGGTAGTCGATGAACACATGCACGAAATGGAACGCAACCTGAACAACTCGAAAGTTATCGGTAAGAGTGACATCTTAAAGCATCCATCTCCGGTAACAGAGTCCAAGACCAACATTGACATGACACCAAGTGATGAGAGCACTCGCACAAGGAGACAGTCTGCCAACCGTGAGAGGTCAAATATTCCTATCCTGATGAAGTCTGTAAGGTTCTGCGAAGAGAAGAATACATTTACAGACGAAGGCAAAGCGCCGCTGCCCGTAGCTCAAGGGCCTCCAAAAGGTTCAAGAGCGCCTCGTAACATGTCACTTTCCCGGATCGAGACCCAAGCCAAAAGGTGTCCAGAAATCAAAGGAGACAAGGCGAAGAAGCAACCCGTACCGATCGCAGGAGGGCCATACTCGAGGACCAGTCGTGCAATGTCAGTTTCACGGATCGAGTCTCGTGAAGTCACAGACGAAGGCAAAGCGAGGACGCTCGGAGCTGCCCCAAGAGGCCAATACTCGAGGTCGGTGTCCCAGATCGACATCCAAGTCGGCAGGACTCAAGCCGCAAAGCCAAAACTTAAAACGGGCACAGAGGGAACGGCACAAAAACCAGAGGCTACGCCACCCAAGAAGCCCGAAACTAACCGTAGAGGTCCAAACTCGAGGACCGTTGCTTCTCGTACTATGTCGGTTACCCGGAACGAGCCCCAAGCAGCAAAGAACCAGTCAAGTGATAGTCACCAGTCAAGCGATATGACACCAAGTGATGAGAGCACTCGCACAGGGAGACAGTCTGCCAACCATGAGAGGATGAATATTCCTATCCCGGTGAAGCCTATGACGTTTTGGGAAGTAAAGAATCCATTTATAGACGAAGGCAAAGCGCTGCTTCCCAAAGCTGTCCCTATAAGTTCAAGATTCCGTCGTAATATGTCAGTTTCCCGGGTCGAGACCAAAGCCAACAGGTATCCAGAACTTAAAGAAGACAAGGCGAAGCAACCCTTACCTGGCTTAAGAGGTTCATATTCGAGGACCAGTCGTGCAATGTCCGTTTCACGGATCGAGTCTCGTGAAGTCACATACGAAGGCAAAGCGAAGTCACCCGGAATGCCAAGTAAGAGTGCCATCTTGAAGGATTCATCTGCGGTAATAGAGACCAAGAGCAACATCGCTCAAGATCCGTTGCCTAATCAAAGTTGGAAAAGAATTAAAGCCAAAGACGAGATAAAGAATTTTAATCGCAACGTGAACCAAACGGATGTTAACGATGAGAGCGGAACTTGTGAGGTAACTGAGTTCAAGACCAAAATCAATCATGTTAAGTTAACGCAtgataaattgaaaaaaaatgatatcACAAAAACGATAATGAAACGAAAACACAACATGAACCAGTCAGATGTTATCGCTAAGAGAGTTTTGAAGGACCCGTCATTTTCGGTAAGAGAATCTATTGCTCAACAGAGTTTATCGCTCTTGGTAACAGAGTCCAAGCCAAAAATATCTTGGACACTTCCAAATGAAAATTACACACAACGAATATATAAGGAACTTCAAGCACACTTGAACGTAAAGAATCGTAACCTAAACCTTCTAGATTTtattgagaaaaataaaaaaggtgaTAGGCGGAACTGTCATTCATCTTCTGATGAGTCTAAAGCCAACATCCATCAAGATCCATTAGCGAAAATAGAATGGAAAAAAGTAAGAGCAGATTTTATAAGTAACCTTAATACACTGAAACGCAGCGTGAACCAGTCAAATGATATCAATGAATGGGAAATCTTTAATGATCCACCATCTACAGGAACTGACACGGAGACCAACATCGCTCAAGATTCCTCACCGAATTCAAACCGGAAAACAATGGAATCAGACATCGGATTCGATCTTAAGAAAATTACAAGCGAGAACCTGTCGGATGTTATCGATAAGAGTGAAACAAATTTGCAAATATATGTTGAACATGAAATTGAAGAACTTAAGGGGAAGACACTCACCTGGAACAAGGAGGAAGTTATCGATACGAGTGTAGTCTTGAAAGATTCACCTTTAGACGAagattggaaaaaaaaagtagaaaaagaaatggaaatggacCGCAACCTGGAAACTTTTGACGTTATCGGTCCATCATCGACGCATCTTCAAGATCCCGTACCGAAGATCGAGTTGAAGAATGATGTAGAAGAGGAGGTCGGAAAAGATTCTAAGGAAATGGATCGACACCTGGAAACTTTTGACGTTATCGGTCCATCATCGAAGCATCTTCAAGATCCCGTACCGAAGATCGAGTTGAAGAATGATGTAGGTGAGAAGGTCGGAAAAGATTCTAAGGAAATGGATCGCAACCTGGAAACTTTTGACGTTATCGGTCCATCATCGACGCATCTTCAAGATCCCGTACCGAAGATCGAGTTGAAGAATAATGTAGAAAAGGAGGCTGGAAAAGACACTAAGGAAATGGATCGCAACCTGGAAACTTTTGACGTTATCGGTCCATCATCGACTCATCTTCAAGATCCCGTACCGAAGATCGAGTTGAAGAATGATGTAGAAGAGGAGGTCGGAAAAGATTCTAAGGAAATGGATCGCAACCTGGAAACTTTTGACGTTATCGGTCCATCATCGACGCATCTTCAAGATCCCGTACCGAAGATCGAGTTGAAGAATGATGTAGAAGAGGAG GTCGGAAAAGACACTAAGGAAATGGACCGCAACCTGGAAAGTTCAGATTTCATCGGTCCATCATCAACGCATCCTCAAGATCCCGTACCGAAGATCGAGTTGAAGAATGATGTAGAAGAGAAGGTCGGAAAAGACACTAAGGAAATGGACCGCAACCTGGAAAGTTCAGACCTTATCGGTCCATCATCGACTCATCTTCAAGATCCCGTACCGAAGATCGAGTTGAAGAATGATGTAGAAGAGGAGGTCGGAAAAGATTCTAAGGAAATGGATCGCAACCTGGAAACTTTTGACGTTTTCGGTCCATCATCGACGCATCCTCAAGATCTCGTACCGAAGATCGAGTTGAAGAATGATGTAGAAGAAAAGGTCGGAAAAGACACTAAGGAAATGGATCGCAACCTGGAAACTTTTGACGTTATCGGTCCATCATCGACGCATCTTCAAGATCTCGTACCGGAGATCGAGTTGAAGAATGATGTAGAAGAGAAGGTCGGAAAAGACACTAAGGAAATGGATCGCAACCTGGAAACTTTTGACGTTATCGGTCCATCATCGACGCATCCTCAAGATCCCGTACCGAAGATCGAGTTGAAGAATGATGTAGAAGAGAAGGTCGGAAAAGACACTAAGGAAATGGATCGCAACCTGGAAACTTTTGACGTTATCGGTCCATCATCGACTCATCTTCAAGATCCCGTACCGAAGATCGAGTTGAAGAATGATGTAGAAGAGAAGGTCGGAAAAGACACTAAGGAAATGGATCGCAACCTGGAAACTTTTGACGTTATCGGTCCATCATCGACGCATCCTCAAGATCTCGTACCGGAGATCGAGTTGAAGAATGATGTAGAAGAAAAGGTCGGAAAAGACACTAAGGAAATGGATCGCAACCTGGAAACTTTTGACGTTATCGGTCCATCATCGACTCATCTTCAAGATCCCGTACCGAAGATCGAGTTGAAGAATGATGTAGAAGAGAAGGTCGGAAAAGACACTAAGGAAATGGATCGCAACCTGGAAACTTTTGACGTTATCGGTCCATCATCGACGCATCCTCAAGATCTCGTACCGGAGATCGAGTTGAAGAATGATGTAGAAGAAAAGGTCGGAAAAGACACTAAGGAAATGGATCGCAACCTGGAAACTTTTGACGTTATCGGTCCATCATCGACTCATCTTCAAGATCCCGTACCGAAGATCGAGTTGAAGAATGATGTAGAAGAGAAGGTCGGAAAAGACACTAAGGAAATGGATCGCAACCTGGAAACTTTTGACGTTATCGGTCCATCATCGGCGCATCTTCAAGATCCCGTACCGAAGATCGAGTTGAAGAATAATGTAGAAAAGGAGGTCGGAAAAGACACTAAGGAAATGGATCGAAACCTGGAAAGTTCAGATTTCATCGGTCCATCATCAACGCATCCTCAAGATCCCGTACCGAAGATCGAATTGAAGAATGATGTAGAAGAGGAGGTCGGAAAAGATTCTAAGGAAATGGATCGCAACCTGGAAACTTTTGACGTTATCGGTCCATCATCGGCGCATCTTCAAGATCCCGTACCGGAGATCGAGTTAAAGAATGATGTTGAAGAGAAGGTCGGAAAAGACACTAAGGAAATGGATCGACACCTGGAAACTTTTGACGTTATCGGTCCATCATCGACGCATCTTCAAGATCCCGTACCGAAGATCGAGTTGAAGAATGATGTAGAAGAGGAGGTCGGAAAAGATTCTAAGGAAATGGATCGACACCTGGAAACTTTTGACGTTATCGGTCCATCATCGACGCATCTTCAAGATCCCGTACCGAAGATCGAGTTGAAGAATGATGTAGAAGAGGAGGTCGGAAAAGATTCTAAGGAAATGGATCGCAACCTGGAAACTTTTGACGTTATCGGTCCATCATCGACTCATCTTCAAGATCCCGTACCGAAGATCGAGTTGAAGAATGATGTAGAAGAGAAGGTCGGAAAAGATACTAAGGAAATGGATCGCAACCTGGAAACTTTTGACGTTATCGGTCCATCATCGACTCATCTTCAAGATCCCGTACCGAAGATCGAGTTGAAGAATGATGTAGAAGAGGAGGTCGGAAAAGATTCTAAGGAAATGGATCGACACCTGGAAACTTTTGACGTTATCGGTCCATCATCGACTCATCTTCAAGATCTTGTACCGAAGATCGAGTTGAAGAATGATGTAGAAGAGAAGGTCGGAAAAGACACTAAGGAAATGGATCGCAACCTGGAAACTTTTGACGTTATCGGTCCATCATCGACTCATCTTCAAGATCCCGTACCGAAGATCGAGTTGAAGAATGATGTAGAAGAGGAGGTCGGAAAAGATTCTAAGGAAATGGATCGACACCTGGAAACTTTTGACGTTATCGGTCCATCATCGACGCATCTTCAAGATCCCGTACCGAAGATCGAGTTGAAGAATGATGTAGAAGAGGAGGTCGGAAAAGATTCTAAGGAAATGGATCGACACCTGGAAACTTTTGACGTTATCGGTCCATCATCGACGCATCTTCAAGATCCCGTACCGAAGATCGAGTTGAAGAATGATGTAGAAGAGGAGGTCGGAAAAGATTCTAAGGAAATGGATCGCAACCTGGAAACTTTTGACGTTATCGGTCCATCATCGACTCATCTTCAAGATCCCGTACCGAAGATCGAGTTGAAGAATGATGTAGAAGAGGAGGTCGGAAAAGATTCTAAGGAAATGGATCGACACCTGGAAACTTTTGACGTTATCGGTCCATCATCGACGCATCTTCAAGATCCCGTACCGAAGATCGAGTTGAAGAATGATGTAGAAGAGGAGGTCGGAAAAGATTCTAAGGAAATGGATCGACACCTGGAAACTTTTGACGTTATCGGTCCATCATCGACGCATCTTCAAGATCCCGTACCGAAGATCGAGTTGAAGAATGATGTAGAAGAGGAGGTCGGAAAAGATTCTAAGGAAATGGATCGCAACCTGGAAAGTTCAGATTTCATCGGTCCATCATCAACGCATCCTCAAGATCCCGTACCGAAGATCGAGTTGAAGAATGATGTAGAAGAGGAGGTCGGAAAAGATTCTAAGGAAATGGATCGCAATCTGGAAACTTTTGACGTTATCGGTCCATCATCGACGCATCTTCAAGATCCCGTACCGAAGATCGAGTTGAAGAATGATGTAGAAGAAAAGGTCGGAAAAGACACTAAGGAAATGGATCGCAACCTGGAAACTTTTGACGTTATCGGTCCATCATCGACGCATCTTCAAGATCCCGTACCGAAGATCGAGTTGAAGAATGATGTAGAAGAGGAGGTCGGAAAAGATTCTAAGGAAATGGATCGAAACCTGGAAAGTTCAGATTTCATCGCTCCATCATCAACGCATCCTCAAGATCCCGTACCGAAGATCGAGTTGAAGAATGATGTAGAAGAGAAGGTCGGAAAAGACACTAAGGAAATGGATCGCAACCTGGAAACTTTTGACGTTATCGGTCCATCATCGACGCATCCTCAAGATCCCGTACCGAAGATCGAGTTGAAGAATGATGTAGAAGAGAAGGTCGGAAAAGACACTAAGGAAATGGACCGCAACCTGGAAAGTTCAGATTTCATCGGTCCATCATCAACGCATCCTCAAGATCCCGTACCGAAGATCGAGTTGAAGAATGATGTAGAAGAGAAGGTCGGAAAAGACACTAAGGAAATGGACCGCAACCTGGAAAGTTCAGACCTTATCGGTCCATCATCGACGCATGTTTTCGATAAAAGAAAATGTCGGTTCACCATGAATAGTTTAGCAACGGAACTCAATCGAATTATTGGCACAGAAATCGAAGTTAAACAGAATAAAATACTGGTGGAAGAAGAACAGAGTCAGCTAGAATATGTAGAACCTAAGCAGAACTTGGAGAGCCCAACATTAGATAATTATCCGATTAGGGAAAAAGCTCAATCGACGCCGAACGACTGGAATAAATGTCGCTTCCCGCCCAAATCTGAAACAGAagctcacaaaaaaaatatatttaaattgaaacaaaGCAAGTTGGAATACGTAGCACCTAAGCAGAACTGGGAGACCCCGACAGCTTCTATTCATCCGATTTTGGGAAAACCTCAAACGACGCCGGACGTATGGAATAAATGGCGCTGCCCGACCAAATCTGAAACAGGAGTACCAAGTAGAAGTGAAGTAACTGATACTAGAGAAAAAGTTGAAGACCGGACCAAGTTGGAGAACGTAGAACCTAAGCAGAACTTCGAGACCCCGACAGCTTCTATTCATCCCACTTGGGGAAAACCTCAAACGACGCCGGTCGTATGGAATAAATGGCGCTGCCCGACCAAATCTGAAACAGGAGTACCAAGTAGAAGTGAAGTAACTGATACTAGAGAAAAAGTTGAAGACCGGACCAAGTTGGAGAACGTAGAACCTAAGCAGAACTTCGAGACCCCAACAGTTTCTATTCATCCCTCTTGGGAAAAACCTCAAACGACGCCGGACGTATGGAATAAATGGCGCTGCCCGACCAATTCTGAAACAAAAGctcaaaaggaaaaaatattcaaattgaaACAAAGCAAGTTGGAATACGTAGCACCTAAGCAGAACTTGGAGACCCCGACAGCTTCTATTCATCCGATTTTGGGAAAACCTCAATCGACGCCGGACGTATGGAATGCATGGCGCTGCCCGACCAAATCTGAATCAGGTGGACTATGTCGAAGTGAAGTAACTGATACGTTGACTGGAGAATTTGTCGAAGACCAGACCAAGTTGGAGAACGTAGCACCTAAGCAGAACTTGGAGACCCCGACAGCTTCTATTCATCCGATTTGGGGAAAACCTCAAACGACGCCGGACGTATGGAATACATGGCGCTGCCCAACCAAATCTGAAACAGGAGGACCAAGACAAAATGAAGTGACAGAACACTCCAACAAATCGTTCAACATCGTTCAATTTGCAGATCCGGAGAAgaaaaaagtattaaaaagCGATGTGATGCGTAAAGAAAGTGACAATCCGCTCGGCAAGTTCAAGGGCCCACCTAAACGGGCCTATCATCAAAATCCAGAACAGGAATGGGAATCCAGGAAAAGACTTGGGAGTCTAACGCTTATGGAGCTGAATAATGAAATCGTCTCATCCCAATGCTCCAAGGATCATACAGAACAGCCTATATATAGAGCTCTTGGTGAGGACCAGATGAATTCCGAATACGTAAAACCTAAGCCGAGCTTCAAGTACGTAGAACCTAAGCAGAACTTGGAGACCCCGAAGTTGAAGGGCCTATCGTCTGAAACGTCCCTTCGTCCAATGACGGAGAAGGAATTAATATTCGCAAAAAACCTTGCTAGTGTGCCGGTACTTCAAATGAAAAAAGAAGTCATCTC